The genomic stretch GTAAGAATATTGAAGATAAAGACCCTGTTATTGAACAGATCGATTTCGAGTTTGTTCTGTTTTCCTCTGCTATAATTGATTATGATTATATCATGTCTTTGATTTCAAAATATACGCAACCCGATGTGCCTAAGAAAGAAAAAATGAGCCGTGAACAGCTCATTGGTTTGCTTAGCTCAAATTCAAACATGATGGATGAGCGCGATGATATTATTGAGTATATTAATACGCTGGAAGCTGGAAAAGGGTTGGACGAAAAGGCAATAAAAGAAGGTTATAAGGCATTCAAAGATGAAAAATCGGCAAAGGAAATGGCATCGCTCGCCGTCAAGCATGGCTTACATCCGGCATTGTTGCAAGTCTTTGTGGATGAAATTATAGGTCGCATGATTTTTGATGGCGAAAAGCTGAGTGACTTGTTGGCTCCGTTAAATCTTGCCTGGAGAGACCGGACAAAGAAAGAACTTGAGTTGATGGATGACTTGATTCCCTTGCTAAAAAAACTTACAGGAGGACGTGTGATTGCGGGGTTAAATGCATATGAATAATAATAACAAAACGGCTTTGATGCCGAGGCTACGGTTCCCGGAATTTGTATTGACCGGTGAATGGCAAGTATATAAACTTGATGAAATAGCTGACAGGCTTACGGAGAAAGTCGGCGATAGGCAACTCACGACTTTGAGCATTTCAGCAGGAGTAGGCTTTGTTTCGCAAGCTGAAAAATTTAGTCGAGATATTTCTGGTAAGCAATATGAGAACTACATTTTCTTGAAAAAAGGAGATTTTTCTTACAACAAGGGTAATTCCAAGAAGTTTCCACAAGGCTGTATATATGAGCTTAAAGAGTATGACGAAGCCGCTGTGCCCAATGCTTTTATTAGTTTTCATTTTAATGAAAACTATGTATCGAGTTTTTATAAAGGGTATTTTGAGAACAATTTTCATGGTAAGCAATTGAAAAAGTTTATCACGAGTGGTGCGAGAAGCGACGGACTGCTGAATATCAACGCTTCTGATTTTTTTAGCATTATTCTGCCTACCCCAAAGAAAAAAGAAGAGCAACAAAAAATCGCCGATTGTCTTTCTTCACTTGATGACCTTATCACCGCAGAAGACAAAAAACTTGAGTCTCTCAAGGCGCACAAAAAAGGTCTTATGCAGAAGCTGTTTCCCGCTGAGGGAAAATCTGTACCTGAGTGGAGGTTCCCGGAGTTTAGGGATAGCGGGGAGTGGGAAAAGAAAACGATAGGCTCTTCATGTGCTTCTTTTAGTGGAGGTACTCCCGATACTTCAAAAAGAGAATATTACAATGGCAACATCCCCTTTATCAGGTCTGCTGAAATTGACCGAGAAACAACAGAACTATTTATTACCAAAGCAGGCCTTGATAACTCTGCCGCTAAAATGGTTCAAGCAGGAGATGTGTTAGTTGCATTATATGGTGCCAATAGTGGTGAAGTGTCCTTGTGTAAAATTGATGGAGCCATAAATCAGGCTATCCTTTGTTTAAGACCTGAAAATATCAACGCTTTTGTATATCAATACCTATTTCATAAGAAATTCTGGATAATTTCAACATATATACAGGGCGGACAAGGAAACCTCTCAGGGGAGATAGTTAAGTCAATTGAGCTTTATTTCCCGAAGCTTGAAGAACAACAAAGAATTGCTGATTGCCTTACCGGCATTGATGACATCATAACCGAGCAAGCCAAAAAGATTGAAGCATTGAAACTCCACAAAAAAGGCTTAATGCAAGGGCTATTCCCTTCTATTGAGGAGGTGGGCGAATGAGCAGCAAAACTTTTCCAAACCTGAAAAAGTTAGCACAAAATATACGTGATACACTTGGTGATAAAAAGTGCTATCTCCTGTTTGCGTATAATGGAACCGGAAAAACAAGGCTTTCCAGTGCGTTTAAAGACTTAGGCAAGAAGCCTATCCGCGGAACCGATGAAAAAACGGCAGATACGCTTTATTATAATGCGTTTACAGAGGATCTTTTTACTTGGAACAATGATCTTGATGGAGATACTGATAGAAGGTTGTTGTTTAACAAGGATTCCCGCTTTTTTAGAGGGTTAGATGGCTTTGCAATCGATACCCGTATTCGCCTGCTTCTAGATATATATGCGGATTTTAATTTTACACTATTCTTCGACGAAGGATATGTTGCTTTTTCACGAGAGGTTAGAACGAGAACTTCCACAGTAACCGAAGACCGAATTAAAGTCTCTCGCGGGGAAGAAAACATTTTTATCTGGTGTTTTTTCCTTGCAGTGGCTCAATTGGCAATTGACAGAGAACCTGCTTATGATTGGGTCAAGTATATCTATATAGATGATCCAATATCATCATTAGACGATAATAACGCTGTCGCTGTCGCTTGCCATCTTGCGCAACTGATTAAGAGTAGTGAGATGAAAATAGTTGTCTCTACGCACCATGCTTTGTTTTTCAATGTAATGTATAACGAGCTAAAACGCGACAGCACAGTCAAACGCTTTCTTAGCAAAAAAGGTGATACTAGTAAATACATTGTTCGTGATACCGGGGATACTCCCTTTTTTCATCATGTCGAACTGTTGAAGCAATTGAAAGAGGTTGCAGACTCAGGAAAGCTTTATACCTATCATTTTAATATTCTAAGAAATATCCTTGAAAAAACAGCCTCATTTCATGGGTTTGATAAATTTTCTGCTTGTATTAAGCAAGACGAAACAGACTTGGATGGTTCTATCCATTTACGAATGACAAACCTGTTAAGTCACGGAGCATATTCAATATTTGAACCCGTTGAAATGGTTGAAGATAATAAGAGGATTTTCAAAGAAATTCTGAACGGATTTTTAGAAACTTACAAATTCAACACCGAATTATTTGGTGAGGCATAGGAGGCACAAGAATGAACGACAAACAACAAAAACAATTAGGCGCAACTCTATGGGCTATAGCCGACAAGCTGCGCGGGGCCATGAATCCCGATGACTTCCGTGATTATATGCTGTCCTTTCTTTTCTTGCGCTATCTGTCTGACAATTATGAGGAAGCAGCAAAAAAAGAACTTGGCAGCGATTATTTGCAATGTGAAAATGAAATAGAAAGTATTAATAATGCTGGCAAACAAGACGAGACTATTAGTGTATTGAAAGAACAGGTAACGGATTATTTTATCAAACAGGAATTAGAGGAAAATGTTAAAAATATGATGATTGACGATCATCTTGTATTGTTTGAAAGTAAAAAGTTAACCCCGCTTATTGTTTGGTATAATAAAAATTTAGATCAAATTGTGATGTTTGAAAAACAAATGCGTCGTAAAGTTCATTTTGTAATCAAACCTCACTATCTTTGGAGCAACATATACGAATTAGCCCGCACTCAAAGCAAGTATCTTTTGCGAACTTTGCAAGAAGGTTTTAAGTTTATAGAAAATGAGTCCTTTGACAGCGCATTTCGCGGTTTGTTTTCCGAGGTCAATCTCGATTCTGACAAGCTTGGAAGAAATTATGAAGCTCGAAATACCATGCTGTGTTCAATCATAACTGAAATTGCCGAGGGGCTTTCTGAGTTTACTAACGAAACCGATCTTTTGGGAAATGCCTATGAATACTTGATTGGCCAGTTTGCGGCAGGCTCAGGCAAAAAAGCTGGAGAGTTCTATACTCCTCAGCAGATCTCGAACATCCTGTCACGCATTGTTATACTTGATAGCCAAGATCCCAGTACAGGCAAAAAGCTATATATTAATAATTTGTTGGACTTTGCTTGTGGTTCAGCTTCGCTGTTAATCAATGTTAAAAAGCATCTTGAACCAAACAGTATTAGCCAGATATATGGGCAAGAAAAGAACATAACAACTTACAACCTTGCACGCATGAACATGCTTCTTCATGGATTTAAGGATTCTGAGTTTCAAATCTTTCATGGGGACTCACTGTTAAATGACTGGGATATCTTAAACGAGATGAACCCGGCAAAAAAATTGAAATGTGACGCAGTCGTAGCAAATCCTCCTTTCAGCTACCGTTGGGAGCCTAACGATACCCTGGCTGAAGATTTCCGCTTTAAAAGCTATGGACTTGCCCCAAAATCAGCGGCTGACTTTGCCTTTCTGCTACATGGATTTCACTTTTTGAGTGATGAAGGCACAATGGCAATTATTTTGCCTCATGGTGTTTTATTCCGTAGTGGCGCAGAAGAAAAAATCAGAACGAAGCTACTCAAAGATGGGAATATCGATACTATTATTGGGTTACCCGCAAATCTCTTTTTCTCAACAAGCATTCCGGTATGCATTCTTGTGCTTAAAAAGTGCAAGAAATTCGACGACGTGCTATTTATTAATGCGAGCGAATACTTTGATAAAGATAAGCGTCAAAATGTCTTGCTACCAGAGCATATCGACAAGATTGTTGACACCTATCAGTTCCGTAAAGAAGAGGACAAGAAATATTCTCGTCGCGTGTCAATGGAAGAGATAGAAAAGAACGGTTTCAATCTCAACATATCAAGATATGTGAGCACAGCTGCGCAAGAAGAAATTGTTGATCTTGCGGATGTGAAAAAGAACCTTGACGAAACTGAAGATGCCATAAAAAGGGCAAAGGCAAAGCATAATCAGTTCTTGAAGGAACTTGGTTTGCCAGAGCTACCTTGAAGCAGAGGAAATTGAAAGTTTATTATGCTGGCAACAATCTGGCAACAAAAAATAAGAGAGCCCAAAATATATGGATAACTGATATATTAGAAATACCATGAACTAAATAATCTATACAAAATTGTTTAAGTTATAGATTTTGGGATCGAGTGGGAATAGAGACAAAGAAAACCTCGGAAGCCTTGAAATTAAAGGGTTTCCGAGGTTGTTTGTTTTTCAGTACAAAATAATATTATAAATTGTGCAAAATATAGTGTTTGATGGCTTCCTCAACAGTGGCATTTAATGTTTGACTATGAGAAGCGGAATATAGTACCAGATTTTTGTGAAGTTCAGGAGTAACACGTACATTAAAACTTCCGCGATATACTTTTTCCGGCTCTAAATCTTTCTCTGCACATAAGTCAAGGTAATCATCGACTGCAGCCTCAAAATCCTTTTGCAGACTTTCAATGCTTTCGCCCTCAAAGGAAATCAGACTGTTCAATCCAATAACCTTCCCGAACAACACTTTATCATTAGCGGAAAATTCGACAGTGCCAAAGTATCCTTTATACTCTAACAGATTACTCATATTAAATCCTCCTGTTCCAAGATTGCTAAAACCTGTTTTATCTGATACTCCAATAATTCTTTGCGAGGGTGCGGCTTATGCAGGCTGATGACTATATTGTCTTTAAGAAATTTCACTCGAGACCCACTTGTCTTGCCTTTGTTGAATAATTCGAAACCCATTGATTCAAGAGCACTCTGCATCTCATCAAACGAAAAATCTTTCGGCTGACTTTTCAATCGTTCAATCAATTTCTCTTTCTTTCCCACTGCCTCACCTCTTTTGATATTAGTATAGCATTATGCAATAAATTTGCAACTAATATTTAGTTGCAAATTTCAGGGTTGCACCTATGATAAGGCCTGGGTATTGGCCGATGTGGTTTTTGAAGCTTGCGAAATGAATGATATTATGCTTGCGCCAAAAGGTGGGCATACTCCACGAGATCTTCTCTTCGGTGTCTGGGATGGCGGCCTTTATAGTCTCGCGAATTTGGTTCAAGAGCGGTTGAACCTCTTCGGGCTGGGCGGCAATGTATTCGTCGATGGTTTTAATTTAATCAAACAACCCTTTTAACAAGCTGTTGGAAACTACGCTATCGCCACCGATAACCTGTACTTTTAGATCGATTAATTCGGCAGCGCGTAGATAGGCTTTGGCTTTTGCTGATTCACCGGATCCAATCAATAGTATAGGGGATTTTCTTTCGGCGGCTAAGACAGATCCTGAGAGAGCATCAGGGTAATTCATTCCTGTAGCAAGATAGGCGGTATCGCCGGTGAGTTTGGAACGAAATTCTTCAAGGATAGCTAAGTTCGTCTCATAGCGATCCCCTCCCGACAAACGCTTGGCCTGTGGAAGTTGATCAAAAACCTGATCACTAATCACTCCAGTGCCGCCAACAACATAAGTTTGGGTGAGTTCTTGCTTGTTGATGAACTCTGCTAATCCTTCCTGTAAGTCATGGGCTGGGGTTAGCAGGATGGGTATGCCTTCATTGGCTGCTACTGCGGCTGCCGACAAAGCGTCGGGGAAATTTTCACCTGTGCAGACGAAGATTTTTTGGAAATCACCAAGCTCCTCGGCAATCGCCAGTGAGGTTTCGTAGCGCGTGGCACCCTCGATTCTTCGGGTAGAGATTCCATGAGCAGTTAGAGTATGCTCGATTCCTTGTGAGACTACTCCGGTACCACCGATAATAAGGATATTCGTTACGCCTAAACGATTGATCTCTTCAGCAATATTAGGATCAAGAGCTTCGGGAGGGGTGAGGAGGATGGGGGCATTATATTTTTTGGCTAAGGGGGTTGCCGAGAGGGCATCTGGAAAATCTTCACCAGTGACCAAAATAGCGTAGGAAGAACCATTAGGATAGGCTGTTTGGGAAATGGCCACTGAAGTTTGATAACGATTTTCTCCCCCAATTCGTTGACCAGGAAAAATATAGGTGAAGGATTCTTCTGGGTTATTTAAATCGACCATAATTTCACTGGAAACGGCATTTCCGCTTTGATCCATAACAACTAGCTTAACCAAGACTTCTTCAACATTATAATAACTTAATTGATTTCGATTGATGGATGAGCGAAATTCTTGGTTATCCTTCGTAGTATTCATGAGGAAATTGAGTTGAGAGCCTTTTTCAGGATACGTAACCCCGACAGTCGTATAAATAAGAGGCTCTGCTGAATCATCGGTTGTCTCTTGCCACCTAAAAATAAGCTCTTCAGGAGTAATTTCTAAAAATTCAAGGAAGGGTTTAGCGGGAGCTTCCCGGTCAGCTTTTCCCTGAAGTCCGGAGAGCTCTACAAAATAATCATAGAGTCCGGGGACCTCCCAGGCTAAGGGAATAGCTGTGTTTTCCTGGGGACTGTACTGAAATGTGCTGTTTTGGGCTAGAGTCGGGCTGCCAAAGAACTGAACATAATCCTCTGCGGCTATCTCAGAAGCTGCCCACCGATGTTCGCCCTGGTTCAGCTCCTCGTATTGGTTTAACCCGCGGATTTTTGCATAGTTGGAAGCTAAGAGATCATTTTGAAGATCTTCTTTTTTATTTAGGTAATAATAAATGAAATGATGGCCATATTCATGAGCTAGGGTCAATAAATAGTAAGGATTATCGTCGCCTACTCCGTAAAGGTCAATATATCGGTCGGGGGAGAGTTTTTCATTAATCCATTCCCCATGCCACATTCCTACTGTGTGTTTCCCTCGACTATAATCTGGGTAGAGATTGATATGGGATAAATAAGCAACTTCTTCGCCCATGGTGTTTTTCGTGAATTCGTCATAAATCCATTGAAGCTTTTCTTTGGAGTAGCTTGGAACATAGCTGCGGATTTCTAGGCCATTGGCTCCTTGATAAGTGAGGATGGGAGCAACTTCACTTGCTTTAATTGCATATTCTCCTAAAAAGGGAAAAAAGAAAAAGAGTATGGATATGAGTACGATTTTGCTTCCTTTTTTCAAGTGTCTCCCCCCTTTAAGTGTATATATTCACAGTAAGATAACGGATTCCTTTTTTTCACGCGATATAGATTTTTTATGCTTAAGAACTCCGATCTTTGTTGGGGGGTGGCGACAAAAGGCAGCAATTGCATAGAATGGAGCAGAGTAATTGTCAATTCATAAGGGTGACTTTCGATTGGAGCGAGCGCATTGTTTGAGTGGTCTCGAATGGAGAAAGAAAAGGAACAGATCAGATTGATTCGGGAGAAATACCAACAGGCGGAGAGGCCTGGGGTATCCATCGTTTTACCCACCTCCAAACCCAAATATCTTGAAAATATCTTTGAGAATCTTAGGCGTATTCAATATCCTAAGGTCGAGTATATTGTCATCATCAATAACTCCCGTGTCAACCCTCAAGTTTATCATGAGCGGTTTCAGGATTTGAAAGGAATCCGTTTCTTGGCTCTGGATGAAGGCTACACTTTAGGAGATTGCCTCAACTATGGGGTTGATCTGGCGAAATATGACTATATCGGAAAAATGGATGATGACGACTATTATGGGGCCTGCTTTCTAGAGGATCTCATGTTAGCTTTTCAATACACTTACGCTCAGATTGTCGGCAAGGGTGTGCATTTTGTTTTTTTCGAATCGAATCGTGCTTTAGGAGTTCGCTTGCCTGTTGCTATACCTTATTCGACAGCCGAAGGAGCGTTTTATGAAAATCGCTATACGCGTGGTCCGTCTTTAGCGGGTGGAACGTTTATTGTCAAAAGAGAAGTTTTTAACAAGGTGAGATTTCAATCGGTTAATTTAGGAGAGGACATTAAGTTTTTGCAGGACTGCACCAAGAAAGATATATCGATATATGGCGCAGACCGCTATAATTACGTCTATAGGCGCCATGGAGACCGCATGGATCATACATGGAATGTGAATTCCATATTTGTTCAGAGGCAATCTCATATCATTGATCAAAGCGGTGATTTTGTACCCATCATTACGGTTTAGCTGTGAGGCTAGTAATCTCTATTGTCAATCAAGAAAAGATTAGGCTCCTTGGCCCCTAGTTGGGTTAAGGAGCCTGATTAATCGGGGAACGACTGTTATGCGATTTAGTCATGCACTTTAGTAATGCAATTTAGTTGTGCAAATTTAGTTATAATATTTATTTTATAAAGTGAACCGTCTGCATAGATAGAAGATGTGTTCGGAGGGTGAGGTCTAAGGAATCCGGTGTCAAGCGGGACTTGTCTATCAACTCTGATTGTGTTGATATTTTTAGGTTGAGGTTTTCGCTGACGCGGGAAGGGGTCAGATGAATTTCTACAGCTGAAGCAACATGGTGGATCGTATCATGTAGCTCTAGAAGCTGATTAAGATGATCCTTATAAGTTACTATGATGGGTATTCGAAAGGAAAAGGTTATATGAAAATAGTTGGGACGCTGAGGGATTGCGAGGATGCTCACGGAATGCGCTTTGACTTCCGGATTGGCAAAGACTAGTCCTTCGGCTTTGGCGGTCGGGGTGGGGAATTGAAAATGAAGAGTAGTATCAAAGGGCTTTGGCGGTTTAAAATAGATCTTTTCTGTTACAAAAGAAGAGGGCCTTAGGGATCTATGCCGGGAAGCCTCTTGGGTTATCAGTTCTTGGCTAGATTCTCCATAAGCTAATCCTTGCCGGATTTGTGCTGAGGGTGGAGCATAGAGAATATTTTCTACAGTATGATCCTCTGTATCGATAAGGGTTAACTGATAATCGTTAGTAACCCAGAGCTTGGACCCATCAGGGACGAGGACAAGATCCCTGGGACCATGGATGTCAGGGATAGTCGTTAGAACCCTATTTTCGCTGGTAGAAATAATACTTATGGAGTTATCTCCGAAATTAGCAACATAAACCAACGGTCTATGGGGATGATGGACAATCCGTTGCGGGTTAGCGCCTACCGGAATCAAAGCAATTGTATTTTGTAGCTCACGATCGAAGACAGAAACTCGATTATCACCGCTGAGAACGATATAGAGCAATTCTTTGTTGGGAGATAAGGCAAGATTGTAGGGATAAGAACCTAAAGGGTAGGTGGCGACCACTTGCTTTGTATCCGTATCAATTAGGGAAACAGAGGGGCTGGAGTGCTGGGTCACATAAAGTCGCTTACCATCGCCAGAGAGGACAAGACCAAGGGGCTTAAGATCCATAGGAATCGTAGCGATTACTCTATCTTGATGTAGATCAATGATCGAAATGCTGTGGTCATCAGAGTTTGCTACATACCCCCTATGACCAATCGAGTCAATGACTAGGGCATGGGGTCCTTTGCCAACAGAAATCGTTTTTATAACAGCTAAAGAATTGCAAAGGATAACTGAGATCGTGTCACTACCATAGTTAGGAACATAGATCTTATCTTCTGCAGGAAACCAGGCCAAATAGCGAGGATCAATACCCACAGGAATCATCCCCACGATTTTCTCTTGATCCGGGTGATAAGCAATTACATCTCCGGGTAAAGAGGGATCGATTCCCGATAAGCTTACCCATGCCAATGGAGTGAGAGTCATTACGTGTCCGACCTCCTTTCAGAGAGCCTGAGGTATCTTATTCAGGTGAGTGACTGTGTGTTGCGAAAAGGCTACGAATTAGAAAAGCTATCGAAAAGGGCATATGAGGACATAGAGAGGGATGGGTTTATCGAATCAGTCACGGGAAAGGTAAATGGAAAATGTTTAGTTAATCCAAAAAGGGAGTGTCCAGACGGACACTCCCTTTTTGGAATCGAATATTATTTATTGGTGCTATGCTGCTTATTGGGCAGCTTTCGGTCAGGATTACCCTTACCTTGATGCTTTTTATTTTCTTCTGCTTTCTTTTTGTCCTCATTAAATTTATCTACAAAGTTCATAGTTAACCTCCTTGCTGTGTTAAATTATTATTACTTTAACCATTGATGAATGAAAACATTCTGAAATAGGGATGAATCGAGAATCGAACATTTCAGATTAAAAACAGGGAAATGTTCGAAAAAGTATTGACCATTTCAGCAAGAAAAGCTACAATGATTTCAGAGGATATATTTCTCATGTCAGTTTTTAACATCTTAATATTGCGTTCATATAATCGCGGAGATAGGGTCTGCAAGTTTCTACCGGGCTGCCGTAAATAGCCTGACTATGAGCGAAAGTGTGCCTAGGGTATTTTCCCGAGCGGCACAGGTCTGATGGTTGTTGATAGAAAGGTGGATTCACTTAAGAGTGGATCTTAGCTTTGCCGTTGGATTACACCGAAGGGACAAAAGCCCAGGCGGGAAGGTTTCACTCTTTTTTCTAAAGTGGAATCTATCCGTCTGGGCATTTTTAATTTCATTATCTGTTAGCATTTTGGGGAAGGATAGGAAGAAAGGATTTAATTACCAAAGGATTTAATTTAGGAGGTAATCATGTTAGAGCAAGCTGTTAAGCGTCTTTATGTGGAGAAGAAGCGTGGCTTTAATATCGAAGCCCAAGGATTATTGCAGGATATCCAAGAGAATCTTGGTATGAAAGGCTTAGAAGACTTAAGAATTATTAATCGCTATGATATTGCCGGAATTACCGATGAAGAGTATGCTCAGTCCCGGAATATTATCTTCGCAGAGCCGACTGTGGACTTCATCTATGATGAACAGCTAGAGATTTCCTCTTCAGATCGCGTGTTTGCTATGGAGTATCTGCCTGGTCAATATGACCAACGAGCTGATTCAGCGGCCCAATGTATTCAGATTCTCACTCAAAAAGAGCGGCCGGAAGTGCTTTCAGCGAAGGTAATTGTTCTGAAGGGACAATTAACAGATCATGAGTTCAACCGCATTA from Desulfitobacterium dichloroeliminans LMG P-21439 encodes the following:
- a CDS encoding restriction endonuclease subunit S, which encodes MNNNNKTALMPRLRFPEFVLTGEWQVYKLDEIADRLTEKVGDRQLTTLSISAGVGFVSQAEKFSRDISGKQYENYIFLKKGDFSYNKGNSKKFPQGCIYELKEYDEAAVPNAFISFHFNENYVSSFYKGYFENNFHGKQLKKFITSGARSDGLLNINASDFFSIILPTPKKKEEQQKIADCLSSLDDLITAEDKKLESLKAHKKGLMQKLFPAEGKSVPEWRFPEFRDSGEWEKKTIGSSCASFSGGTPDTSKREYYNGNIPFIRSAEIDRETTELFITKAGLDNSAAKMVQAGDVLVALYGANSGEVSLCKIDGAINQAILCLRPENINAFVYQYLFHKKFWIISTYIQGGQGNLSGEIVKSIELYFPKLEEQQRIADCLTGIDDIITEQAKKIEALKLHKKGLMQGLFPSIEEVGE
- a CDS encoding AAA family ATPase: MSSKTFPNLKKLAQNIRDTLGDKKCYLLFAYNGTGKTRLSSAFKDLGKKPIRGTDEKTADTLYYNAFTEDLFTWNNDLDGDTDRRLLFNKDSRFFRGLDGFAIDTRIRLLLDIYADFNFTLFFDEGYVAFSREVRTRTSTVTEDRIKVSRGEENIFIWCFFLAVAQLAIDREPAYDWVKYIYIDDPISSLDDNNAVAVACHLAQLIKSSEMKIVVSTHHALFFNVMYNELKRDSTVKRFLSKKGDTSKYIVRDTGDTPFFHHVELLKQLKEVADSGKLYTYHFNILRNILEKTASFHGFDKFSACIKQDETDLDGSIHLRMTNLLSHGAYSIFEPVEMVEDNKRIFKEILNGFLETYKFNTELFGEA
- a CDS encoding type I restriction-modification system subunit M, which codes for MNDKQQKQLGATLWAIADKLRGAMNPDDFRDYMLSFLFLRYLSDNYEEAAKKELGSDYLQCENEIESINNAGKQDETISVLKEQVTDYFIKQELEENVKNMMIDDHLVLFESKKLTPLIVWYNKNLDQIVMFEKQMRRKVHFVIKPHYLWSNIYELARTQSKYLLRTLQEGFKFIENESFDSAFRGLFSEVNLDSDKLGRNYEARNTMLCSIITEIAEGLSEFTNETDLLGNAYEYLIGQFAAGSGKKAGEFYTPQQISNILSRIVILDSQDPSTGKKLYINNLLDFACGSASLLINVKKHLEPNSISQIYGQEKNITTYNLARMNMLLHGFKDSEFQIFHGDSLLNDWDILNEMNPAKKLKCDAVVANPPFSYRWEPNDTLAEDFRFKSYGLAPKSAADFAFLLHGFHFLSDEGTMAIILPHGVLFRSGAEEKIRTKLLKDGNIDTIIGLPANLFFSTSIPVCILVLKKCKKFDDVLFINASEYFDKDKRQNVLLPEHIDKIVDTYQFRKEEDKKYSRRVSMEEIEKNGFNLNISRYVSTAAQEEIVDLADVKKNLDETEDAIKRAKAKHNQFLKELGLPELP
- a CDS encoding type II toxin-antitoxin system HicB family antitoxin is translated as MSNLLEYKGYFGTVEFSANDKVLFGKVIGLNSLISFEGESIESLQKDFEAAVDDYLDLCAEKDLEPEKVYRGSFNVRVTPELHKNLVLYSASHSQTLNATVEEAIKHYILHNL
- a CDS encoding type II toxin-antitoxin system HicA family toxin — translated: MGKKEKLIERLKSQPKDFSFDEMQSALESMGFELFNKGKTSGSRVKFLKDNIVISLHKPHPRKELLEYQIKQVLAILEQEDLI
- a CDS encoding cell wall-binding repeat-containing protein, with the protein product MKKGSKIVLISILFFFFPFLGEYAIKASEVAPILTYQGANGLEIRSYVPSYSKEKLQWIYDEFTKNTMGEEVAYLSHINLYPDYSRGKHTVGMWHGEWINEKLSPDRYIDLYGVGDDNPYYLLTLAHEYGHHFIYYYLNKKEDLQNDLLASNYAKIRGLNQYEELNQGEHRWAASEIAAEDYVQFFGSPTLAQNSTFQYSPQENTAIPLAWEVPGLYDYFVELSGLQGKADREAPAKPFLEFLEITPEELIFRWQETTDDSAEPLIYTTVGVTYPEKGSQLNFLMNTTKDNQEFRSSINRNQLSYYNVEEVLVKLVVMDQSGNAVSSEIMVDLNNPEESFTYIFPGQRIGGENRYQTSVAISQTAYPNGSSYAILVTGEDFPDALSATPLAKKYNAPILLTPPEALDPNIAEEINRLGVTNILIIGGTGVVSQGIEHTLTAHGISTRRIEGATRYETSLAIAEELGDFQKIFVCTGENFPDALSAAAVAANEGIPILLTPAHDLQEGLAEFINKQELTQTYVVGGTGVISDQVFDQLPQAKRLSGGDRYETNLAILEEFRSKLTGDTAYLATGMNYPDALSGSVLAAERKSPILLIGSGESAKAKAYLRAAELIDLKVQVIGGDSVVSNSLLKGLFD
- a CDS encoding glycosyltransferase, with product MEKEKEQIRLIREKYQQAERPGVSIVLPTSKPKYLENIFENLRRIQYPKVEYIVIINNSRVNPQVYHERFQDLKGIRFLALDEGYTLGDCLNYGVDLAKYDYIGKMDDDDYYGACFLEDLMLAFQYTYAQIVGKGVHFVFFESNRALGVRLPVAIPYSTAEGAFYENRYTRGPSLAGGTFIVKREVFNKVRFQSVNLGEDIKFLQDCTKKDISIYGADRYNYVYRRHGDRMDHTWNVNSIFVQRQSHIIDQSGDFVPIITV
- a CDS encoding YncE family protein, coding for MTLTPLAWVSLSGIDPSLPGDVIAYHPDQEKIVGMIPVGIDPRYLAWFPAEDKIYVPNYGSDTISVILCNSLAVIKTISVGKGPHALVIDSIGHRGYVANSDDHSISIIDLHQDRVIATIPMDLKPLGLVLSGDGKRLYVTQHSSPSVSLIDTDTKQVVATYPLGSYPYNLALSPNKELLYIVLSGDNRVSVFDRELQNTIALIPVGANPQRIVHHPHRPLVYVANFGDNSISIISTSENRVLTTIPDIHGPRDLVLVPDGSKLWVTNDYQLTLIDTEDHTVENILYAPPSAQIRQGLAYGESSQELITQEASRHRSLRPSSFVTEKIYFKPPKPFDTTLHFQFPTPTAKAEGLVFANPEVKAHSVSILAIPQRPNYFHITFSFRIPIIVTYKDHLNQLLELHDTIHHVASAVEIHLTPSRVSENLNLKISTQSELIDKSRLTPDSLDLTLRTHLLSMQTVHFIK
- a CDS encoding DUF4023 family protein codes for the protein MNFVDKFNEDKKKAEENKKHQGKGNPDRKLPNKQHSTNK